A part of Marinomonas rhizomae genomic DNA contains:
- a CDS encoding ABC transporter ATP-binding protein, with protein sequence MKPAASPNNTVDKNMLGVFRYSRRAIDLVWKTSPALTIGLAMATLVAGVTPAAMAYVGQLIVDAVVAAMESYKQDQVLHYQTALSYVLLEGILVLVIAAAQRALTAQQAILQGLLGQKVNLLILEKAQSLTLSHFEDSEFYDKLVRARREASSRPLALVNKTFALLQNAITLSSFAVLLWHFSPWALALLICGALPSFIAEAKFSGDAFLMFRWRSPEVRQQNYLETLLAREDNIKEVRLYQLGDRFLQRYTEIFIKLFRESKRLILRRESWGFALGVISTLVFYGAYGWIVSDTIIGAITLGQMTMYLLLFKQGQSSVSASLTSISGMYEDNLYLSNLYEYLEQETPLSTSGLTKGPIPNDGIRFENVSFQYPGNEKPALANINLHIRPGHSLAIVGENGSGKTTLIKLLTRLYNPTQGRILLDGLDLLEWEESALLKRVGVIFQDFVRYQFIVGENIGAGDNDRFNDQTGWKKAAELGKATDFIDELEQGYQTQLGRWFRGGQELSGGQWQKIALARAFMREDADILVLDEPTAAMDAQAEANIFQHFQEHTKDKMAILISHRFSTVRLAHEIIVMEHGQIKERGTHDSLLAQQGQYAHLFTLQAQGYR encoded by the coding sequence ATGAAACCTGCCGCTTCGCCAAATAATACTGTCGATAAAAATATGCTTGGCGTGTTTCGCTACAGCCGTCGCGCCATTGATTTGGTCTGGAAAACTTCCCCAGCGTTAACCATCGGCTTGGCCATGGCAACTCTAGTTGCCGGTGTCACGCCAGCCGCCATGGCGTATGTGGGACAGTTGATCGTGGATGCGGTTGTTGCCGCTATGGAAAGCTACAAACAAGACCAAGTCTTGCATTATCAAACTGCTCTAAGCTACGTGTTATTGGAAGGCATTTTGGTTTTGGTCATTGCTGCCGCGCAACGCGCATTAACCGCTCAGCAGGCCATTTTACAAGGTTTATTAGGTCAAAAAGTCAACTTACTGATCTTAGAGAAAGCCCAAAGCCTAACACTCTCGCATTTTGAAGATTCAGAATTTTACGACAAATTAGTTCGTGCTCGCCGTGAGGCCTCCAGCCGCCCGCTTGCTCTGGTGAATAAAACCTTTGCCCTGCTGCAAAATGCCATTACGTTATCCAGTTTTGCAGTCTTGCTGTGGCATTTTTCACCGTGGGCTCTGGCGTTATTAATTTGTGGGGCTTTGCCTTCTTTTATCGCCGAGGCTAAATTTTCTGGCGATGCCTTTTTGATGTTTCGTTGGCGCTCCCCCGAAGTGCGCCAGCAAAACTATTTAGAAACCTTGCTCGCTCGGGAAGACAACATCAAAGAAGTTCGTCTGTACCAACTGGGCGACCGCTTTTTGCAACGCTACACCGAAATATTCATCAAGCTATTCAGAGAAAGTAAGCGACTGATTTTGCGCCGTGAAAGCTGGGGCTTCGCCCTTGGCGTGATAAGTACCTTGGTGTTTTATGGCGCCTATGGCTGGATCGTCAGTGACACCATTATTGGCGCGATTACTTTGGGTCAAATGACCATGTATTTACTGTTATTCAAACAAGGTCAAAGCTCTGTTTCCGCATCACTTACTTCTATTAGTGGCATGTACGAAGACAATTTATACCTATCCAACCTCTACGAATACCTAGAACAAGAAACACCGCTTTCGACTTCTGGTCTTACGAAAGGACCCATTCCAAACGATGGTATTCGTTTTGAAAACGTCTCTTTCCAATATCCAGGCAATGAAAAACCCGCACTTGCCAATATCAACTTACACATTCGCCCCGGCCACAGCCTCGCGATTGTCGGTGAAAATGGTTCAGGTAAAACCACACTAATCAAACTATTAACGCGACTGTATAACCCAACACAAGGGCGCATTTTGCTAGACGGCTTGGATTTGCTGGAATGGGAAGAAAGCGCACTACTAAAACGTGTTGGGGTGATATTCCAAGACTTTGTGCGCTATCAATTTATTGTTGGTGAAAACATCGGCGCTGGCGACAACGACAGATTTAACGATCAAACCGGCTGGAAAAAAGCGGCCGAACTTGGCAAGGCCACCGACTTTATTGATGAGCTGGAACAAGGTTACCAAACCCAACTTGGCCGCTGGTTCCGTGGCGGACAAGAATTGTCTGGTGGGCAATGGCAAAAAATCGCTTTGGCACGCGCTTTCATGCGCGAAGACGCCGATATTTTGGTGTTAGACGAACCGACAGCGGCAATGGATGCTCAGGCCGAAGCCAATATTTTCCAGCATTTCCAAGAACATACCAAAGACAAAATGGCGATTCTGATTTCACATCGTTTCTCCACTGTGCGTCTCGCGCACGAGATCATTGTCATGGAACATGGGCAAATTAAAGAACGCGGCACCCACGATTCATTATTAGCGCAACAAGGTCAATACGCCCATTTATTTACCTTGCAGGCGCAGGGATATCGCTAA
- a CDS encoding multicopper oxidase family protein: MNRRNFIKSSLLVAMSSSLPRVVLAATPSAGFDYELIVEAADVNIVSGGSTPALCFNGGYPAPVIRAKQHQPVRIRVINKLNEPTTIHWHGMRIPIAMDGVPFLSQPPIMPGETFDYEFTPPDAGSFWYHPHMNSVEQLGKGLVGALIVDEAEKPDFDEDLVLCMKNWHIKDDGSFTALTTPQNAFRMGTPGRVMTINGEIHPTYEVPAGGAIRVRLLNVDNTVMYQINSTDPAAQILAIDGNPIAEPTALTNHMAAPGMRLDLGVIAPSKVGETVTFKHKNKPMVTIKAVASQLKDRGLPKLPLNPIPALDLENAETIKFAFEWNANITPIEKDGKVSYNFWTMNRRSWEGMSKGHIPDPLATLERGKTYIFELSNLTQYHHPIHIHGHTFTVLKSNKKAITPFHSDTVLLGQNETVLAALVADNPGRWMYHCHIIEHLKTGFMSFVEVT; this comes from the coding sequence TTGAACCGACGTAACTTTATAAAATCTAGCCTTTTAGTCGCCATGAGCAGTTCACTGCCGAGAGTCGTTCTTGCCGCTACGCCTTCTGCTGGTTTCGACTATGAATTAATCGTCGAAGCGGCCGATGTGAATATCGTATCTGGCGGCAGCACGCCAGCACTTTGCTTTAATGGCGGTTATCCGGCACCTGTGATTCGCGCTAAGCAGCATCAGCCCGTACGTATTCGTGTGATCAACAAGTTAAACGAGCCGACGACAATCCATTGGCATGGCATGAGAATCCCGATTGCCATGGACGGCGTGCCGTTTTTAAGCCAACCGCCTATCATGCCCGGCGAAACCTTCGACTATGAGTTCACGCCACCCGATGCTGGCTCTTTCTGGTATCACCCACACATGAACAGCGTCGAACAGCTTGGCAAAGGCTTGGTTGGCGCATTGATCGTAGATGAAGCTGAGAAGCCAGACTTTGATGAAGATCTGGTGCTTTGTATGAAGAACTGGCACATCAAAGACGATGGTTCTTTTACCGCTTTGACGACGCCACAGAATGCCTTTCGCATGGGAACACCCGGTCGCGTCATGACCATCAATGGTGAAATCCATCCAACTTATGAAGTCCCTGCTGGCGGAGCGATTCGAGTACGCTTGTTAAACGTCGATAACACAGTGATGTACCAAATAAATTCAACCGATCCAGCCGCTCAGATCCTTGCTATTGATGGCAACCCAATTGCAGAGCCCACAGCGTTAACCAATCACATGGCCGCACCGGGGATGCGCCTTGATCTTGGCGTAATAGCTCCGAGCAAGGTCGGAGAAACTGTCACCTTTAAACACAAGAACAAGCCAATGGTGACCATCAAAGCCGTGGCGAGCCAACTTAAAGACCGCGGTTTACCTAAGTTGCCACTCAACCCCATCCCTGCGCTAGATTTAGAGAACGCGGAAACCATTAAATTTGCGTTTGAATGGAACGCCAACATCACGCCGATAGAGAAAGATGGCAAGGTGAGCTACAACTTCTGGACGATGAATCGCCGTTCTTGGGAAGGCATGTCAAAAGGCCATATTCCAGATCCTCTTGCCACATTAGAGCGTGGTAAAACCTATATTTTCGAGCTGTCGAATTTGACCCAATATCACCATCCGATTCATATCCACGGTCATACTTTCACGGTTTTGAAATCGAACAAAAAAGCCATTACACCATTCCATTCGGATACCGTCTTGCTGGGTCAGAATGAAACCGTACTTGCTGCCCTAGTAGCCGATAATCCGGGGCGTTGGATGTATCACTGCCATATCATCGAACACTTAAAGACAGGCTTTATGAGCTTTGTTGAAGTGACGTAA
- a CDS encoding DoxX family protein, which produces MSNLPVFKNEKDHLYLPFMSSFYNAFAQPFGWALFRIIIGGMLVVEGWPKIIAPFAQVGFVENLGFYPGWLWSPMLAGMQFFGGMFIAVGLITRPIAIANAVMLAITLWFHAAHPYGDALLTQAGIDALNAGSDFFTQNGIKRLADGGGAFLSSVQLKAELASIFWTAGALLLAAFGGGYFSLDRLFKKQF; this is translated from the coding sequence ATGTCTAACTTACCGGTATTTAAAAACGAAAAAGATCATCTTTATTTGCCATTTATGAGCAGCTTCTATAATGCCTTCGCTCAACCATTTGGCTGGGCGCTGTTCCGCATTATTATCGGCGGCATGCTGGTTGTGGAAGGCTGGCCAAAAATCATTGCTCCTTTTGCTCAAGTGGGCTTTGTGGAAAACTTAGGCTTTTATCCAGGTTGGCTTTGGTCACCCATGTTAGCTGGCATGCAGTTCTTTGGTGGTATGTTCATTGCCGTGGGATTAATCACCCGACCAATCGCAATCGCGAACGCGGTTATGTTGGCCATTACGTTATGGTTCCATGCTGCTCACCCTTATGGCGACGCTTTATTAACTCAAGCTGGTATAGACGCACTAAACGCTGGAAGTGACTTCTTCACACAAAATGGTATAAAACGTTTGGCTGATGGCGGTGGCGCGTTTCTTTCTTCTGTACAACTAAAAGCAGAACTGGCTTCTATCTTCTGGACTGCTGGCGCCCTATTACTTGCCGCGTTTGGCGGGGGCTATTTCTCGCTAGACCGCCTGTTTAAGAAACAGTTCTAA
- a CDS encoding DUF2076 domain-containing protein — MSNDANGLIDSLFERINTAEKNTGERDKAAEAQINKHLVANPAAPYYMAQTIIMQEAALKQLNARVEELERNVSAKPSSGGFLSGLFGGEQASSQGSVQQGSGWGRGNGSQQSFGQSSNQQTRGQQSRNQADSQSQSVGRGRSGAGSFLGGALQTAAGVAGGMVVGNMLMNMFSHHSEADMANVINETPAASDIGPASDAGQDSFADSGSADQSGFGQAGFDQSSDGLDPNRGFGQAGFDQANMDQSDIDSGGFDQGGFDDMGGFDDFGSDDFI; from the coding sequence ATGAGTAACGACGCAAACGGTTTAATTGATAGTTTGTTTGAGCGTATTAATACGGCAGAGAAAAACACTGGTGAGCGAGACAAAGCAGCAGAAGCACAGATTAATAAACATCTCGTGGCGAATCCCGCAGCGCCTTACTACATGGCGCAAACGATTATTATGCAAGAGGCTGCGTTAAAGCAGTTAAATGCTCGTGTTGAAGAACTGGAGCGTAATGTATCAGCTAAGCCTAGTTCTGGCGGTTTCTTATCTGGGCTATTTGGTGGCGAGCAGGCTTCTTCTCAAGGATCTGTTCAACAAGGTTCAGGTTGGGGGAGAGGTAATGGCTCTCAACAAAGCTTTGGTCAATCAAGCAACCAACAGACAAGAGGGCAACAATCAAGGAATCAAGCTGACAGTCAATCGCAAAGTGTTGGTCGAGGTCGTTCCGGTGCTGGTAGCTTTTTAGGTGGCGCCTTGCAAACCGCTGCTGGTGTGGCTGGTGGTATGGTGGTTGGTAATATGTTGATGAACATGTTTAGCCATCACTCCGAAGCAGACATGGCCAATGTTATTAACGAAACACCTGCGGCTTCTGATATTGGACCTGCATCAGATGCTGGGCAGGACAGCTTTGCCGATAGCGGTAGCGCAGACCAAAGTGGATTCGGTCAGGCAGGTTTTGATCAATCAAGTGATGGTTTAGATCCTAACCGAGGCTTTGGGCAGGCCGGATTCGACCAAGCCAATATGGATCAAAGCGATATTGATTCAGGCGGCTTTGATCAAGGAGGGTTCGACGATATGGGCGGCTTTGATGATTTTGGTAGCGATGACTTTATTTAG
- a CDS encoding zinc-binding metallopeptidase family protein gives MKIFSCQQCGQTVLFENTHCEQCSSSLGFLPDQLVISALKSVDNAWYAMADKSIPAKRWYYCENHQHQVCNWMVEEGGSTFCMACELNRHIPNLEKIEERQAWQQLEFAKHRLVYSLLRLGLPLVSKKTEPEDGLSFDFISENNVVPEDVSAMTGHASGQVTINAAEGNSVDREQMREDMQESYRTVIGHFRHEIGHYYWDWLVFDDEQVLADFRSVFGDETVSYADALEAHYKAPNPDWQQSFVSVYASSHPWEDWAETWAHYLHIVDTLEMASDFGLSLQPAGGNRQNLAVMVNIDPYRHDNFDDILTQYVPLTFAVNNLNRGMGQPDLYPFVLVPAVREKLAFIHRLLRSYTAE, from the coding sequence ATGAAAATTTTTAGCTGCCAGCAATGCGGACAAACGGTGTTATTCGAAAATACTCACTGTGAGCAATGTTCCTCTTCGTTGGGTTTTTTGCCTGATCAGTTGGTGATTAGTGCGCTAAAATCAGTTGATAATGCTTGGTATGCTATGGCTGACAAATCCATTCCCGCAAAGCGTTGGTATTACTGTGAAAACCATCAGCACCAAGTCTGTAACTGGATGGTGGAAGAAGGCGGCAGTACGTTTTGTATGGCTTGTGAATTGAACCGCCATATTCCGAATTTAGAGAAAATTGAAGAACGTCAGGCATGGCAACAACTGGAGTTTGCTAAGCATCGCTTGGTGTATTCTCTGCTGCGCCTTGGCTTGCCTTTAGTGAGTAAAAAAACAGAACCAGAAGACGGTTTATCGTTTGATTTTATTTCTGAAAATAACGTGGTGCCAGAAGATGTGAGCGCAATGACAGGCCACGCTTCTGGACAGGTGACGATTAATGCCGCAGAAGGCAACTCGGTTGACCGTGAGCAAATGCGCGAAGACATGCAAGAATCCTATAGGACAGTCATTGGTCATTTTCGTCATGAAATTGGCCATTATTATTGGGATTGGTTGGTGTTTGATGATGAGCAGGTTTTGGCTGACTTTCGATCTGTTTTTGGTGATGAAACGGTTAGTTATGCAGATGCATTAGAAGCGCATTACAAAGCGCCCAATCCAGATTGGCAGCAATCCTTTGTGAGTGTGTACGCTTCTTCTCATCCTTGGGAAGATTGGGCAGAAACATGGGCGCATTATCTGCATATTGTCGATACTTTAGAGATGGCAAGCGATTTTGGTTTGAGTCTTCAGCCCGCAGGGGGGAATCGCCAGAACCTCGCAGTGATGGTGAATATCGACCCATATCGACACGATAATTTCGACGATATTCTAACGCAATATGTGCCGTTAACGTTTGCTGTAAACAACTTGAACCGTGGCATGGGACAACCGGATTTGTATCCTTTTGTCTTGGTTCCAGCGGTGCGGGAGAAGTTGGCTTTTATTCATCGTTTGTTGCGATCTTATACGGCAGAATAA
- a CDS encoding DUF6172 family protein: protein MKKTFKLSHPTIKYPRLIEATKNEVKKYLKRERNKKLPEYADFWGFDCRFGQNEALAEEIHVAQINEKISFAESQEWTEFYLEILAAPAQRTKRDATDEQDEDLENLESDEEL, encoded by the coding sequence ATGAAAAAGACATTTAAACTATCTCATCCAACCATCAAATACCCACGTTTAATTGAAGCAACAAAGAACGAAGTTAAGAAGTATCTAAAAAGAGAGCGCAATAAAAAATTGCCAGAATACGCTGATTTTTGGGGATTTGATTGCCGCTTTGGTCAAAATGAAGCGCTTGCTGAAGAGATTCATGTCGCTCAAATTAATGAAAAAATTAGCTTTGCTGAAAGCCAAGAATGGACTGAGTTCTATCTTGAAATTCTAGCCGCACCAGCACAACGCACAAAACGTGATGCGACTGATGAGCAAGATGAAGATCTAGAAAACCTAGAAAGCGACGAAGAGCTCTAA
- a CDS encoding LacI family DNA-binding transcriptional regulator — translation MLKKNNKSFTTISDVAKYAKVGKTSVSRYLNGEQDKLSDELREKIAQAITHLDFRPNHSARMLRAGHSKLIGLLLADVTNPYSIDVLQGIEHICRREGYMLMVCNTDNKEDLQDSYLSLLEAHRVDGIIVNTAGMAQKQVNNLKRLSCPLVLVDRINTSLGFDTIGLDNEAAANDACEHLQANAYESILVVTESIAIDPRQARVDAIQAFIKENDNITCDVIEIEKMSVSLLVKVIEDFIAAHPKRKKAIFTTNGVAMMSTAKALKQLDIRIGSQIGLISIDDPEWAQLFEGGITVMRQPTQLIGQTACERLLARVQGNNEAPQHIKLKAELVIRHST, via the coding sequence TTGCTGAAGAAAAATAACAAGAGCTTCACAACTATTTCAGACGTTGCGAAATACGCCAAAGTGGGTAAGACCAGTGTTTCACGTTACCTCAATGGGGAACAAGACAAATTATCAGATGAGCTACGAGAAAAAATTGCGCAAGCCATCACTCACCTAGATTTTCGTCCTAACCATTCGGCCCGAATGCTCAGAGCGGGACACTCAAAACTCATCGGTCTGTTACTCGCGGATGTGACTAACCCCTATTCCATCGATGTACTGCAAGGGATTGAACATATTTGCCGTCGCGAAGGCTACATGTTGATGGTCTGTAATACTGACAACAAAGAAGATTTACAGGACAGCTATTTATCCTTACTCGAAGCTCACCGAGTCGATGGCATCATAGTCAACACTGCTGGCATGGCACAAAAACAAGTAAACAATTTAAAACGTCTATCTTGCCCTTTGGTATTGGTTGATAGAATCAATACGTCTTTAGGGTTCGATACTATCGGACTCGACAACGAAGCCGCCGCAAACGATGCGTGCGAGCACTTACAAGCCAACGCTTACGAATCCATCTTGGTGGTGACCGAATCCATCGCGATTGATCCTCGCCAAGCAAGGGTCGATGCGATCCAAGCCTTCATAAAAGAAAACGACAACATTACGTGCGATGTCATTGAAATTGAAAAGATGAGCGTTAGTTTGTTAGTCAAGGTCATTGAAGACTTCATCGCCGCTCACCCAAAGCGCAAAAAAGCCATATTCACCACCAATGGTGTCGCTATGATGAGTACCGCGAAAGCCTTGAAACAGTTAGACATTCGTATCGGCTCGCAAATAGGCTTAATCAGCATAGACGACCCAGAATGGGCTCAATTGTTCGAAGGCGGTATTACCGTCATGCGCCAGCCAACGCAACTCATAGGTCAAACCGCTTGCGAGCGATTGCTTGCTAGAGTTCAAGGCAACAACGAAGCCCCACAGCACATAAAGCTCAAAGCCGAACTCGTTATTCGTCATTCCACCTAG
- a CDS encoding LysR family transcriptional regulator, whose protein sequence is MNAADLTLFVNVADAGSFNKAAQQAGLSTPALSKRISKLEQDLGAQLIHRTTRRLSLTEAGESLYVHAKNIEGQVSDAIASVSAFSQGLTGTIKMSVPTISGELLLAEAVADFCQKYPNITVDMRLENDFVDLVGEGLDLAIRTGKLEDSSLIAKPLIQSNWVICCSPSYIERHGDVSSLEALKDHNCLAYTYQAQGSFDWRFTRNNIEESVRISGSFATNNAQALRKAALAGFGIVYVPRCCVYEDLQQGKLVTILPDYQPRQLGVYAIYPFTKYLPEKLRLLIEHIKQAYQDKKAYF, encoded by the coding sequence TTGAACGCAGCCGATTTAACGCTTTTTGTGAATGTAGCCGATGCGGGGTCGTTTAATAAAGCGGCTCAGCAAGCCGGGTTGTCGACACCAGCCTTAAGTAAGCGCATTAGTAAGCTTGAACAAGACCTTGGTGCACAGTTGATTCATCGAACGACAAGACGGCTCAGCCTTACCGAAGCAGGAGAGAGTTTGTATGTTCACGCCAAGAATATAGAAGGCCAAGTGAGCGACGCAATTGCTTCTGTGTCGGCGTTTAGTCAAGGGCTCACAGGCACGATAAAGATGTCCGTGCCGACGATTTCTGGGGAATTGTTATTGGCTGAAGCGGTGGCGGATTTTTGTCAAAAATACCCGAATATTACCGTGGATATGCGCCTTGAAAATGACTTTGTGGATCTGGTTGGCGAAGGATTAGATCTGGCGATTCGAACCGGCAAGTTGGAAGATTCAAGCCTAATTGCCAAGCCTTTGATTCAATCAAATTGGGTAATCTGTTGCTCGCCAAGTTACATCGAGCGTCATGGTGACGTCAGCAGCTTAGAAGCACTGAAAGATCATAATTGCTTAGCTTACACCTACCAAGCCCAAGGCTCGTTTGATTGGCGCTTTACTCGAAACAACATTGAAGAAAGTGTACGCATCAGCGGTAGTTTCGCCACGAATAACGCCCAAGCATTACGCAAGGCCGCCTTGGCGGGTTTTGGAATCGTCTATGTGCCGCGTTGCTGTGTGTATGAAGATTTACAGCAAGGCAAGTTAGTCACCATTTTACCGGATTACCAACCCCGGCAACTGGGCGTTTACGCTATTTACCCTTTTACTAAATACCTTCCGGAAAAGTTGAGGCTATTGATAGAGCACATCAAACAAGCCTATCAGGATAAGAAAGCGTATTTTTAG
- a CDS encoding sugar kinase, which yields MQNNQSHSFVTLGEAMAMFVAKTPGQLADIEEFHRSLAGAEVNVAIGMARLGFEACYISKVGKDSFGQFIRQAISNENIHTDRISESANHATGFMLKSNVTDGSDPKVEYFRKNSAASTLSATDIDENLFKAGSHLHLTGISIAVSSSMREATKHALNLAKERGCSVSFDTNLRPTLWPDEATMIANINEFAFSSDIVLPGIEEGKILAGSDQPEVIADFYLQQGVKTVIVKLGSKGAFFKTSTGESGTVAGFPVEKVVDTVGAGDSFAVGVISALLDGKTMEQAARRGNLLGSLTVQVRGDSEGLPTRARLNSLEK from the coding sequence ATGCAAAATAATCAATCACATTCTTTTGTCACACTTGGCGAAGCCATGGCTATGTTTGTGGCCAAAACGCCAGGCCAACTTGCTGACATTGAAGAATTCCACCGCTCTTTAGCTGGGGCGGAAGTTAACGTCGCTATCGGTATGGCTCGCTTAGGTTTTGAAGCCTGCTACATTAGCAAAGTCGGTAAAGACAGCTTTGGTCAATTTATTCGTCAAGCAATTAGCAATGAGAATATTCACACAGACCGGATTTCTGAAAGCGCTAATCACGCTACTGGTTTTATGCTGAAATCCAACGTAACCGACGGCAGCGACCCTAAGGTAGAATACTTCCGCAAAAACTCTGCCGCTTCCACATTAAGCGCTACAGACATAGACGAAAATTTATTCAAAGCGGGTTCCCATTTACATCTAACTGGCATCTCGATAGCAGTATCTAGCTCAATGCGTGAGGCGACAAAACACGCCTTAAACCTAGCCAAAGAGCGAGGCTGCAGTGTGTCTTTTGACACAAATTTACGACCAACTTTATGGCCTGATGAAGCCACTATGATTGCGAATATTAATGAATTTGCCTTTTCCAGCGACATCGTTTTGCCGGGTATAGAAGAAGGCAAAATCCTCGCGGGTAGTGATCAACCAGAAGTGATTGCCGACTTTTATCTGCAGCAAGGCGTCAAAACAGTTATCGTTAAACTAGGTAGCAAAGGCGCATTCTTCAAAACCAGTACTGGTGAATCAGGAACGGTTGCAGGCTTCCCAGTGGAAAAAGTGGTCGATACAGTGGGTGCTGGCGATAGCTTTGCTGTTGGTGTAATTTCAGCATTACTCGATGGAAAAACCATGGAGCAAGCTGCTCGTCGCGGAAACCTGCTCGGCTCTTTAACTGTGCAAGTTCGTGGTGACAGTGAAGGTTTACCAACTCGTGCGCGCCTCAATAGTTTAGAAAAATAA
- a CDS encoding 2-hydroxyacid dehydrogenase, translating to MKKKVILYRDIPAEERQRLEAQYDVTFFNNINEDNKDAFIAALADTEGLIGTSTKMGAELLSLAPRLKAASTISVGTDLYDLNYLTERGIPLMHTPGVLDETTADTMFTLIMCTARRAVELSNMVREGRWNSNIGESLYGTDVHGKTLGIIGMGRIGYAIAKRGHFGFNMKIQYSNRSRKPDAEQDLNATYMDMEELLKTSDFVCVMTPLTAETERLIGAKEFAMMKPNAIFINGSRGKVIDEAALIDALSKRTIRAAGLDVFEVEPLPGDSPLCKLDNAVLFPHIGSATAETRLAMITCAVDNLINALNGDISQNCANQHLLSR from the coding sequence ATGAAGAAAAAGGTCATTTTATACCGAGACATTCCAGCAGAAGAGCGCCAGCGACTTGAAGCACAGTATGACGTGACCTTCTTTAATAATATCAATGAAGATAACAAAGATGCCTTCATAGCTGCCCTTGCTGACACGGAAGGCTTAATAGGCACCAGCACTAAAATGGGTGCAGAGCTATTGAGCCTTGCACCTAGGCTCAAAGCCGCATCGACGATTTCCGTTGGCACAGATCTATATGATTTGAATTACCTCACCGAGCGTGGCATTCCCTTAATGCACACGCCAGGCGTATTAGACGAAACCACCGCCGATACTATGTTTACGCTGATCATGTGTACTGCAAGACGTGCTGTTGAATTATCTAACATGGTGCGAGAAGGTCGCTGGAACAGTAACATAGGTGAGTCGCTTTACGGCACTGATGTACACGGAAAAACCCTTGGTATTATTGGCATGGGCCGCATAGGTTATGCCATCGCTAAACGCGGACATTTTGGTTTTAACATGAAGATCCAGTACAGCAACCGCAGTCGCAAACCAGACGCCGAGCAAGATCTAAACGCTACTTACATGGACATGGAAGAACTACTCAAAACATCCGATTTTGTTTGCGTGATGACGCCATTAACCGCGGAAACTGAACGATTAATCGGCGCAAAAGAATTCGCTATGATGAAGCCAAATGCCATTTTCATTAATGGGTCTCGTGGCAAAGTTATTGATGAAGCAGCGCTTATCGACGCTCTCAGTAAACGCACCATTCGCGCTGCGGGTTTAGATGTCTTTGAAGTCGAACCTTTACCTGGCGACTCACCGCTTTGCAAACTGGACAATGCGGTGCTTTTCCCACACATAGGATCAGCAACGGCAGAAACACGTCTTGCTATGATTACCTGTGCAGTCGACAACCTGATCAATGCACTCAATGGTGATATCTCGCAGAACTGCGCCAATCAACATTTGTTAAGTAGATAG
- the lepB gene encoding signal peptidase I gives MIEGKQNVKKRSPIWALMLSILSPGFGHVYAGNLKKGLWLFFLQFGGLFVFGKLGWLSTAYGIWFFIAFLLCLYLYAMLSAVRLALANKTYELKPYNRWYCYLIILALILFLGQTLISSRGALLGFELYQVPSRSMMPTLQPGDYIAVDTKDLSLNVGDVVVFRYPNNRQTLFTQRVVALGNDRVAIENGQVILNGKPELIASVDERFRRNEVSMSMSETVVPEGQVFVLGDWRDNSNDSRYWGAFSESDIIGKVTYIWLSKEFSRLGNKINL, from the coding sequence ATGATTGAAGGGAAGCAAAACGTAAAGAAAAGAAGCCCTATTTGGGCCTTGATGTTGTCGATCTTATCGCCGGGATTTGGACATGTGTATGCAGGGAATTTGAAAAAAGGGTTATGGCTGTTTTTTCTACAATTTGGTGGGTTATTTGTATTTGGTAAGCTTGGCTGGCTTTCAACTGCCTATGGTATTTGGTTTTTCATAGCCTTTTTACTGTGCCTTTATTTGTATGCCATGCTCAGTGCTGTGAGACTTGCCTTGGCAAATAAAACCTACGAACTGAAGCCTTATAACCGCTGGTATTGCTACCTGATTATACTGGCTTTGATCTTGTTTCTTGGTCAAACGCTTATCTCGTCTCGTGGTGCCTTGTTGGGTTTTGAGCTTTATCAGGTTCCCTCCCGTTCTATGATGCCGACGCTTCAGCCTGGCGATTACATTGCTGTTGATACAAAAGATTTGTCTTTAAACGTGGGTGATGTCGTGGTGTTTCGTTATCCAAATAACAGACAAACCTTGTTTACTCAACGAGTGGTAGCCCTAGGGAATGATAGAGTGGCTATTGAAAATGGCCAAGTGATATTAAACGGTAAACCCGAGCTTATTGCTTCAGTTGATGAGCGCTTTAGACGCAACGAAGTCTCTATGTCTATGTCCGAAACTGTGGTGCCAGAAGGGCAAGTATTTGTCTTAGGTGATTGGCGAGATAACAGTAATGACAGTCGCTATTGGGGGGCTTTTTCTGAGTCTGATATTATTGGTAAAGTGACTTATATTTGGCTTTCTAAAGAGTTTAGTCGTCTGGGCAACAAGATTAATCTGTAA